From a single Mycobacteriales bacterium genomic region:
- a CDS encoding proline iminopeptidase-family hydrolase, whose translation MAAAVTKGYAPFGEWRTWYRVTGDLGAEKAPVVVLHGGPGATHDYLLSVADLAEQGRAVVHYDQLGNGRSTHLPERGAEFWTVELFVRELANLLDHLGIAGRYHVVGQSWGGFLAQEHALTRPPGLRGLVLADTAASFPMFVEAANRLREQLPPGVNETLLKHENAGTTDDPEYAAACQVFYDRHVCRIVPNPPEVAYAFSQIEADPTVYHTMNGPSEFHVIGSIKDWQVLDRLGEIAYPTLIVSGRYDEATPDVVRPLHEGIAGSEWVLFEESSHLPHVEERDRWMAVVGAFLDRCD comes from the coding sequence ATGGCGGCTGCCGTGACCAAGGGGTACGCGCCGTTCGGGGAGTGGCGGACGTGGTACCGCGTCACCGGCGACCTCGGCGCGGAGAAGGCGCCGGTCGTCGTGCTGCACGGCGGCCCCGGCGCCACCCACGACTACCTGCTCTCCGTCGCCGACCTCGCCGAGCAGGGCCGCGCCGTCGTCCACTACGACCAGCTCGGCAACGGCCGCTCCACGCACCTGCCCGAGCGCGGCGCCGAGTTCTGGACCGTCGAGCTGTTCGTCCGCGAGCTGGCCAACCTGCTCGACCACCTCGGCATCGCCGGCCGGTACCACGTCGTCGGCCAGTCCTGGGGCGGCTTCCTCGCGCAGGAGCACGCGCTGACCCGCCCGCCCGGCCTGCGCGGGCTGGTGCTCGCCGACACGGCCGCGTCGTTCCCGATGTTCGTCGAGGCCGCCAACCGGCTGCGCGAGCAGCTCCCGCCCGGCGTCAACGAGACGTTGCTCAAGCACGAGAACGCCGGCACCACCGACGACCCCGAGTACGCCGCCGCCTGCCAGGTCTTCTACGACCGGCACGTCTGCCGCATCGTGCCCAACCCGCCCGAGGTCGCGTACGCGTTCTCGCAGATCGAGGCCGACCCGACCGTCTACCACACGATGAACGGGCCGAGTGAGTTCCACGTCATCGGCTCCATCAAGGACTGGCAGGTGCTCGACCGGCTCGGCGAGATCGCGTACCCGACGCTGATCGTCAGCGGCCGTTACGACGAGGCGACGCCCGACGTCGTCCGCCCGCTGCACGAGGGCATCGCCGGCAGCGAGTGGGTGCTGTTCGAGGAGAGCAGCCACCTCCCGCACGTCGAGGAGCGCGACCGCTGGATGGCCGTCGTCGGCGCGTTCCTCGACAGGTGTGACTAG
- a CDS encoding GAF and ANTAR domain-containing protein, with protein sequence MTPLRHPAVDAALSTAATLLGMEVVFIGGLDDTTFRFERVHGSWPGLAEGMSSERSDSFCHRMLGGAPTWTADAPVDPHYGDAPIRARLGIRSYVGVPIRRPDGTVVGTLCGIDRDSVRVDEAAVGVLRELAGIIAAHLPEGGTAGVVIRRTPDGWRVGEDGASEDALTTAMVLADLLDEDVSPRSRPQRPEEPLDEVARLRLAVTQLEHALAARVTVEQAIGVLAERLSVGPREAFERLRKVARRHGLRVHDLSKDVVRSTTEKGVALPEGL encoded by the coding sequence ATGACCCCGTTGCGGCACCCCGCCGTCGACGCCGCGCTCTCGACGGCCGCGACGCTGCTGGGCATGGAGGTCGTGTTCATCGGGGGGCTGGACGACACGACGTTCCGGTTCGAACGCGTGCACGGCTCGTGGCCGGGCCTGGCGGAGGGGATGTCGAGCGAGCGCAGCGACTCGTTCTGCCACCGCATGCTGGGGGGCGCGCCGACGTGGACGGCGGACGCGCCGGTGGACCCGCACTACGGCGACGCGCCGATCCGGGCGCGGCTGGGCATCCGTTCCTACGTGGGGGTCCCGATCCGCCGTCCCGACGGCACGGTCGTCGGCACGCTCTGCGGCATCGACCGGGACAGCGTGCGGGTGGACGAGGCGGCAGTCGGGGTGCTGCGCGAGCTGGCCGGCATCATCGCCGCGCACCTGCCGGAGGGCGGGACGGCGGGCGTGGTGATCCGGCGCACGCCGGACGGCTGGCGGGTGGGCGAGGACGGGGCGAGCGAGGACGCGCTGACGACGGCGATGGTGCTCGCGGACCTGCTGGACGAGGACGTGTCGCCGCGGTCGCGGCCGCAGCGTCCGGAGGAGCCGCTGGACGAGGTGGCGCGGCTGCGGCTGGCGGTGACGCAGCTCGAGCACGCGCTGGCGGCGCGGGTGACGGTGGAGCAGGCGATCGGCGTGCTGGCCGAACGTCTCTCGGTCGGGCCGCGCGAGGCGTTCGAGCGGCTGCGCAAGGTGGCGCGCCGGCACGGCCTGCGCGTGCACGACCTGTCGAAGGACGTCGTGCGCTCGACCACGGAGAAGGGCGTCGCGCTCCCCGAAGGGCTCTAG
- a CDS encoding dipeptidase has protein sequence MTETVRDYVAAHTHRLHEDLDAFLRIPSISAAPEHRDDVRRSAEWLAEALRRTGFGTVELWETPGHPAVYAERHVGDDAPTVVLYGHHDVQPVDPLELWESPPFEPTRRGDDLFARGAVDDKGQVLFHLLGLEAALAAYGEIGVNLKVLVEGEEEIGSPNFPALLRERRERLRCDVVVVSDTGIFDKDTPSMCVGMRGLVYCQLDVYGPSVDLHSGSFGGGVPNPLTELARLVARLHDDDRHVTIPGFYDRVVPLSDRERELMAALPFDEAAWLRDAASTATLGEAGYTTLERVGARPTAEVNGLWGGYTGAGQKTIIPAEAHAKISFRLVADQRPEEVEEAFRAWVGEQLPEGLRHELAFFGGGVRPCLTPLDHPAVQAATRAMEEAFGTRVLYTREGGSGPEADLAEILEAPVVFLGVGLPDDRIHSPNEKVHLPYLAKGAEAAAYLWRELASLPR, from the coding sequence GTGACCGAGACCGTACGCGACTACGTCGCCGCCCACACCCACCGCCTGCACGAGGACCTCGACGCGTTCCTGCGCATCCCGTCGATCAGCGCGGCGCCGGAGCACCGCGACGACGTGCGGCGCAGCGCCGAGTGGCTGGCGGAGGCGTTGCGGCGCACCGGGTTCGGCACCGTCGAGCTGTGGGAGACGCCGGGGCACCCGGCCGTCTACGCCGAGCGCCACGTGGGCGACGACGCGCCGACCGTCGTCCTCTACGGCCACCACGACGTGCAGCCGGTGGACCCGCTGGAGCTGTGGGAGTCGCCGCCGTTCGAGCCGACGCGGCGCGGCGACGACCTGTTCGCGCGCGGGGCCGTTGACGACAAGGGGCAGGTGCTGTTCCACCTGCTCGGGCTGGAGGCGGCGCTGGCCGCGTACGGCGAGATCGGCGTCAACCTCAAGGTGCTCGTGGAGGGCGAGGAGGAGATCGGCTCGCCGAACTTCCCCGCGCTGCTGCGCGAGCGGCGGGAACGGCTGCGTTGCGACGTCGTCGTCGTCTCCGACACCGGCATCTTCGACAAGGACACGCCGTCGATGTGCGTCGGCATGCGCGGCCTCGTCTACTGCCAGCTCGACGTGTACGGCCCGTCCGTCGACCTGCACTCCGGGTCGTTCGGCGGCGGCGTCCCGAACCCGCTCACGGAGCTGGCCCGACTCGTCGCGCGGCTGCACGACGACGACCGGCACGTCACCATCCCCGGCTTCTACGACCGCGTCGTGCCGCTGTCCGACCGCGAGCGCGAGCTGATGGCGGCGCTGCCGTTCGACGAGGCGGCGTGGCTGCGCGACGCGGCCTCCACCGCGACGCTCGGCGAGGCCGGCTACACCACGCTGGAACGCGTCGGTGCCCGCCCGACCGCCGAGGTCAACGGCCTGTGGGGCGGCTACACCGGCGCCGGCCAGAAGACCATCATCCCGGCCGAGGCGCACGCGAAGATCTCGTTCCGGCTCGTCGCGGACCAGCGGCCGGAGGAGGTCGAGGAGGCGTTCCGCGCCTGGGTCGGCGAGCAGCTCCCGGAGGGGCTGCGGCACGAGCTGGCGTTCTTCGGCGGCGGCGTGCGGCCCTGCCTCACGCCGCTCGACCACCCGGCCGTGCAGGCGGCCACCCGCGCGATGGAGGAGGCGTTCGGCACCCGCGTCCTCTACACCCGCGAGGGCGGCAGCGGGCCGGAGGCCGACCTCGCCGAGATCCTCGAGGCGCCGGTCGTCTTCCTCGGCGTCGGGCTGCCCGACGACCGCATCCACTCGCCGAACGAGAAGGTCCACCTGCCGTACCTCGCCAAGGGCGCCGAGGCGGCCGCGTACCTGTGGCGCGAGCTGGCGTCGCTGCCCCGGTGA
- a CDS encoding mycoredoxin produces MFTTTWCGYCVRLKRFLDREGIGYREVNIEEDPDAAAFVMSVNGGNRTVPTLRFPNGAALTNPSPAEVVATLARSA; encoded by the coding sequence ATGTTCACGACGACGTGGTGCGGCTACTGCGTGCGCCTCAAGCGGTTCCTCGACCGCGAGGGCATCGGCTACCGCGAGGTGAACATCGAGGAGGACCCGGACGCCGCCGCGTTCGTGATGTCCGTCAACGGCGGCAACCGCACCGTGCCGACGCTGCGCTTCCCGAACGGCGCCGCCCTCACCAACCCCAGCCCCGCCGAGGTCGTCGCGACGCTGGCCCGCAGCGCCTGA